GGGCGGCGTTTTGAGCGGACTCATGGGCGGCTTGCTGGGCAGCTTTACTATTCTCCGGCAGCTTTCTTTCTTCAGCGAGGCACTGGGAGAGTCAGCGCTGCTTGGCATCGGCATTGGGGTGTTGTTGGACTTCAATCCCTCCTGGTCGCTGTTGCCCTTTGCGGTGCTGTTTGCCCTGGGGGTGGCCTACTTTCTAGAACACACTCACCTCTGGAGTGATGCCTTATTGCAAATCGTTTGTTCATCGTCCCTGGCGCTAGGCATTATTCTGCTTAGTTTTCGGGACGAGTATCAGGGGGGCATCGCCGATCTGTTGTTTGGCGATATTCTGGCCGTGCAAACCGCTGATCTGATCTTCAGCACCCTGCTGTTGGCAGTATGTGCGGCGTTCATTGGCTTGACGCTGCGATCGCAAATTCTC
This portion of the Halomicronema hongdechloris C2206 genome encodes:
- a CDS encoding metal ABC transporter permease — its product is MPTELTRVIELFQLSFMQRALMGGVLSGLMGGLLGSFTILRQLSFFSEALGESALLGIGIGVLLDFNPSWSLLPFAVLFALGVAYFLEHTHLWSDALLQIVCSSSLALGIILLSFRDEYQGGIADLLFGDILAVQTADLIFSTLLLAVCAAFIGLTLRSQILLTLNEPMAIARGVSVSAQRTAFIVLLALVVGISIKAIGVLLISAFVVIPACAARLLSRKFSHYILISAGLGALSAVIGMMVSALFDLPSGPSIVTVQLAIFLLTILISKARVLAS